In Symmachiella dynata, the following are encoded in one genomic region:
- a CDS encoding DUF1573 domain-containing protein: MKFLLSGIALIPFLILFGHSVAEEPMAPAKLVPETRTLDFGEVWGQSNFHWQVKVRNPSPRSIQVKELSTACSCVEANPKSFVVPPGGTKNIDVVLDLRDNGVRLSADEATGPYSSFSAAIKPIYSDIETTPADIWYVTGNLRHPFDNVPRVWDIGSVTCDSSEQPTAILPVACASGVSLTGIHFDQEWGHATVAKSPSNKTSLLFYLRNRSPGPFEFPLQLRAETRDGVELPPVSVQVTGRVVGDVEVYPSEVALGLLRPGQNSENTVFIRSRSGQALYVDQVVCSDDHIEIAPPQDSENENDGELAYKVKSTSGKQPGNYSTIVHFEVHTEDQAPVTVSYRLTYTVCEISL; this comes from the coding sequence ATGAAATTCCTTCTATCTGGCATTGCGCTAATTCCTTTTCTCATTCTCTTTGGGCACAGTGTCGCTGAGGAACCGATGGCTCCTGCAAAACTAGTTCCCGAAACAAGAACGCTAGACTTTGGTGAAGTTTGGGGGCAATCCAACTTCCATTGGCAAGTCAAAGTCCGCAATCCCAGTCCCCGCAGTATCCAAGTCAAAGAACTCAGTACGGCGTGCTCGTGCGTCGAAGCGAATCCGAAATCCTTTGTCGTCCCCCCGGGAGGGACAAAGAACATTGATGTCGTTCTGGATCTACGCGACAACGGCGTTCGGTTATCAGCAGATGAGGCGACAGGTCCGTACTCCTCATTTTCGGCCGCGATCAAACCTATTTATTCTGACATCGAAACGACGCCTGCGGACATATGGTACGTCACAGGAAACCTTCGGCATCCGTTCGACAATGTCCCGCGCGTTTGGGACATCGGTTCGGTGACGTGTGATTCCTCTGAGCAACCCACCGCAATCCTGCCGGTTGCCTGTGCTAGCGGCGTTTCACTCACTGGCATCCATTTTGATCAAGAGTGGGGTCATGCCACCGTTGCTAAAAGTCCTTCAAACAAAACGAGTCTCTTATTTTATCTCCGCAATCGCTCGCCTGGGCCTTTTGAGTTTCCGCTGCAACTGAGGGCTGAAACACGTGATGGAGTCGAACTCCCCCCCGTCTCGGTTCAGGTAACAGGGCGTGTCGTTGGTGATGTGGAAGTGTACCCAAGTGAGGTAGCGCTGGGGTTGCTTCGTCCAGGTCAAAATTCTGAAAACACCGTATTCATTCGGTCACGATCGGGACAAGCACTGTACGTCGATCAAGTCGTCTGCTCCGACGACCATATCGAGATTGCCCCTCCGCAGGATTCGGAAAATGAAAACGACGGCGAATTGGCTTACAAGGTCAAATCGACCTCCGGCAAGCAACCGGGAAATTATTCGACGATTGTTCATTTCGAAGTCCATACAGAAGACCAGGCGCCGGTCACCGTTTCATATCGCTTGACCTACACAGTCTGTGAAATCTCGCTTTGA
- a CDS encoding YifB family Mg chelatase-like AAA ATPase, with protein MLAKLFTYSLLGINAEPIEVEVDISPGAMPKTILVGLAEAAVRESTHRIERALVNSGYNRPIDRIVINLSPADLPKDAASFDLPIALGMLTASGQLQSERFDEYAAVGELALDGVIRPVKGVLSMAIAARAQGKRGLLVPVENAQEAAVVGEIEAIPVGSLAEAVGFYSDRLDVQPTQFSWERALSELAKYEIDYQDVKGQELAKRAVTVAAAGSHHLLMLGSPGTGKTLLASRLPTILPQLSPEESLETTQIYSAVGRLNAGESLMMTRPFRAPHHTISEAGLVGGGSTPSPGEISLAHNGILFLDELPEFNRRTLEVLRQPLEDGNVTISRAMGSITFPASLMMVAALNPCPCGYRGDPRRQCKCNPLQIERYLGKISGPLLDRVDIHLEVPSVPFRELSDMAPGTGSGDMRQQVEAAREIQGARFREYRIKTNGKMAPRQIRKFCRLDSDAETLLKTAMEEMGLSARAHDKILRVSRTVADLDRSDKITALHLSEAINYRTLDRNYWA; from the coding sequence ATGCTCGCTAAACTCTTTACCTATTCGCTGTTGGGAATCAACGCCGAGCCGATTGAGGTGGAGGTCGATATCTCCCCCGGTGCGATGCCCAAGACGATTCTCGTTGGATTGGCCGAGGCAGCGGTGCGGGAGAGTACGCATCGCATCGAACGCGCGCTGGTCAATAGTGGATACAACCGGCCGATTGATCGCATCGTGATTAACCTTTCGCCGGCCGATCTTCCCAAGGATGCTGCCTCGTTCGATTTGCCAATCGCCCTGGGCATGTTGACCGCCAGTGGTCAGTTACAGTCCGAGCGGTTCGACGAATACGCCGCTGTCGGAGAGTTGGCGCTCGACGGGGTGATTCGCCCGGTCAAAGGGGTCCTGTCGATGGCCATCGCCGCTCGTGCGCAGGGCAAGCGGGGCTTGCTTGTGCCGGTGGAGAACGCCCAAGAAGCGGCCGTTGTTGGCGAGATCGAAGCGATTCCCGTTGGCTCGTTGGCTGAAGCAGTGGGATTCTATTCCGACCGACTGGACGTCCAGCCCACGCAATTCAGTTGGGAACGCGCGCTGAGCGAATTGGCCAAATATGAAATTGACTACCAGGATGTCAAAGGCCAAGAACTCGCCAAGCGCGCCGTCACAGTCGCCGCGGCCGGTTCCCACCACCTGCTGATGCTTGGATCACCCGGGACGGGAAAAACGTTATTAGCCTCGCGTTTGCCAACCATTTTGCCACAACTTAGCCCCGAAGAGAGTTTGGAGACCACACAAATCTATAGTGCGGTCGGCCGCTTGAATGCCGGGGAATCGTTGATGATGACGCGCCCCTTTCGCGCGCCGCACCATACGATCAGCGAAGCAGGTTTAGTTGGCGGCGGCAGCACGCCCTCGCCGGGCGAGATTTCGTTGGCACACAACGGCATTTTGTTTTTGGACGAACTGCCCGAATTCAATCGCCGGACATTGGAAGTCCTGCGGCAACCGTTGGAAGACGGCAATGTCACGATTTCTCGCGCAATGGGCAGCATTACCTTTCCGGCAAGTTTGATGATGGTGGCGGCGCTCAATCCCTGTCCCTGTGGTTATCGCGGCGACCCGAGGCGGCAGTGCAAATGCAATCCCCTGCAAATCGAACGCTATTTAGGCAAGATCAGCGGCCCACTTTTAGATCGCGTGGACATTCACCTCGAAGTCCCGTCGGTGCCGTTTCGTGAACTTTCGGACATGGCCCCCGGCACGGGCAGTGGCGATATGCGGCAGCAGGTCGAAGCGGCCCGTGAAATTCAAGGAGCCCGTTTTCGAGAGTACCGCATCAAGACCAACGGCAAGATGGCTCCGCGACAAATCCGCAAATTCTGCCGTCTCGATTCCGATGCGGAGACGCTGTTAAAAACCGCCATGGAGGAAATGGGCCTCTCGGCCCGAGCCCACGACAAAATCCTCCGCGTCAGCCGCACGGTCGCCGACCTGGACCGCAGCGATAAAATCACCGCACTGCATTTGAGTGAGGCGATTAACTATCGCACGCTGGACCGGAATTATTGGGCTTGA
- a CDS encoding serine/threonine protein kinase, with amino-acid sequence MAKELDGTSDSLVALLRASNASGTSHEDSEIQLAIQAVVSRTLRKTMSNWTAARLPEQFGRYRIIDQLGSGGMGSVFLAWDNELDRKVALKIPHFFVQDHVKVRERFMREAKLAAQIAHSHICRVYDVGELDGLCFLAMEYIEGLTLEASIEKEAMPMVEAVRIVRIVAETMQQLHDSRIVHRDLKPGNVIVRADGEPVIMDFGLARAFDNPLAESRITIDGMLVGSPAYMSPEQVAGDKDGVLPASDIYSLGAILFELLTRTIPFEGNVAQVLASVLNDLPPVPSSRCADIPPALDRICLKAIQKKGENRFASMSEFAQALAAFEKGEDSLLKSLCREPVTHAADEATDVISAAAEKQAPLQLAGGTSNRRKTSKSDSRFPGSAMVVLGVVGLLILPAVSLFAIWWFPEDSNAASRQTSNPALPAGEIQFQIDHPEDTALTLYVDGLPVDIKGLAKGSLTLPVGSHQYEVQRNGFSIDANEFHVNPGAANKPLKILTRWTKKSGS; translated from the coding sequence ATGGCCAAGGAATTGGATGGTACTTCGGATTCGCTGGTGGCTTTGCTGCGCGCATCAAATGCAAGCGGCACTAGTCATGAAGACTCTGAAATTCAATTAGCGATTCAGGCCGTCGTCAGTCGTACGCTACGAAAAACGATGTCGAATTGGACGGCCGCCCGGTTGCCTGAGCAGTTTGGTCGTTACCGGATTATTGATCAACTTGGTTCCGGTGGGATGGGCTCAGTCTTTTTGGCTTGGGACAACGAATTGGATCGTAAAGTGGCACTAAAGATCCCGCACTTTTTTGTGCAGGATCACGTGAAAGTCCGCGAACGATTTATGCGAGAAGCCAAATTGGCCGCTCAAATCGCGCACTCCCACATCTGCCGAGTTTATGATGTCGGGGAGTTGGATGGGCTGTGTTTCCTCGCAATGGAATATATTGAAGGGCTAACCTTAGAGGCATCGATTGAGAAAGAAGCAATGCCCATGGTGGAGGCTGTTCGTATTGTACGAATCGTCGCTGAGACCATGCAGCAATTGCACGACTCACGGATCGTGCACCGGGATTTGAAGCCAGGCAATGTGATTGTCCGTGCTGATGGCGAACCAGTCATTATGGATTTTGGATTGGCCCGCGCCTTTGACAATCCGCTGGCAGAGAGCCGCATCACCATCGATGGAATGCTCGTAGGGTCGCCCGCCTATATGTCACCTGAACAGGTCGCGGGGGATAAGGATGGTGTCCTGCCTGCAAGCGATATTTATTCGTTGGGAGCGATCTTGTTTGAACTCCTGACGAGAACGATCCCATTTGAGGGAAATGTCGCACAGGTGCTGGCCAGCGTCTTAAACGATTTGCCTCCGGTTCCCTCATCCCGATGTGCGGATATTCCGCCCGCACTTGATCGCATCTGTCTCAAAGCAATCCAAAAAAAGGGCGAGAATCGCTTCGCATCCATGTCTGAGTTTGCCCAGGCGCTTGCAGCTTTTGAGAAGGGAGAAGATTCACTTCTAAAAAGCCTTTGCCGAGAGCCGGTCACCCACGCCGCTGATGAAGCAACTGATGTGATCAGCGCTGCAGCCGAGAAGCAAGCACCATTGCAATTGGCGGGTGGAACATCGAACCGCCGAAAAACCTCAAAATCGGATAGCCGATTTCCAGGATCAGCAATGGTTGTACTGGGAGTCGTGGGGCTATTGATCTTGCCTGCGGTGTCCCTATTTGCCATTTGGTGGTTCCCTGAAGATTCGAACGCGGCTTCGCGGCAAACGTCAAACCCAGCATTGCCAGCAGGGGAAATCCAATTTCAAATCGATCATCCCGAGGACACGGCTTTGACTCTCTATGTTGATGGGCTGCCTGTGGATATCAAAGGTCTAGCCAAAGGGTCGCTTACACTTCCTGTTGGCAGTCATCAATACGAGGTACAGCGTAATGGCTTTTCCATTGATGCGAATGAATTTCATGTGAATCCTGGTGCTGCAAACAAACCACTCAAGATTCTGACCAGATGGACTAAAAAATCGGGTTCATAG
- a CDS encoding heparan-alpha-glucosaminide N-acetyltransferase domain-containing protein, with protein MPEVTDDNASLEVQRVDAIDALRGSAVLVWGVAVALTPVLYSLPESGWRLAVVDQLSPSIWHGMTLYDFMLPAFLVAAGAGVVFDLERRRLNEASNTALVKRIVIRAAALFVIGLICEWLRVVSLAEMRWTGIFQRIAVCYLVAGLFGVFSGWRTHAVVAAVILLEYGLVFELVDVPGYGVGDFSVEGNVAAYTDRLWLPGRLYFSTWDPQGLISTLPAIAVTLFGMLLGRYLLHSRNAERDDSLALMLIGLVALNTGLYAGELMPVNAYINTPTFAVAACGASLSVVGLAGLLAKWGGTFVVAPLCAMGRNALLLMICLALIPTLGGNSMWLMLIAAVLAAMWLAQRRWFLTLSRVVPG; from the coding sequence ATGCCTGAGGTGACTGATGACAATGCATCCCTTGAGGTGCAGCGTGTTGATGCAATCGATGCGTTGCGAGGCTCAGCGGTGTTGGTGTGGGGGGTGGCGGTTGCCCTGACTCCGGTGTTGTATTCGCTGCCGGAATCGGGGTGGCGATTGGCAGTGGTCGATCAATTGTCCCCTTCAATCTGGCATGGAATGACGCTGTACGACTTCATGTTGCCGGCCTTCTTAGTGGCGGCGGGGGCGGGGGTGGTCTTTGATCTTGAGCGTCGCCGCTTGAATGAAGCAAGCAATACGGCGTTGGTCAAGCGCATTGTGATTCGTGCAGCCGCGTTGTTTGTTATCGGGCTGATTTGCGAATGGCTGCGGGTTGTGTCGTTGGCCGAGATGCGCTGGACCGGTATATTTCAACGGATCGCCGTCTGCTATCTCGTTGCCGGACTGTTCGGCGTCTTTAGCGGATGGCGGACACATGCTGTGGTAGCGGCGGTGATCTTGTTGGAATACGGATTGGTTTTCGAACTGGTCGATGTGCCGGGCTACGGTGTGGGCGACTTCAGTGTTGAAGGGAATGTGGCTGCTTATACTGATCGCTTGTGGTTGCCGGGGCGGCTATATTTTTCGACCTGGGATCCGCAAGGCTTGATTTCCACGCTCCCTGCCATCGCAGTCACGTTGTTTGGGATGCTGTTGGGACGTTATCTATTGCACAGTCGAAATGCCGAACGTGATGACAGTCTCGCATTGATGTTGATCGGCCTAGTTGCTTTAAATACCGGGCTTTATGCGGGGGAGTTGATGCCGGTCAATGCCTACATCAATACGCCGACATTTGCGGTCGCCGCATGCGGAGCTAGCCTGTCGGTGGTGGGGCTTGCCGGGTTGTTGGCCAAATGGGGCGGGACGTTTGTCGTCGCACCGTTATGCGCGATGGGCCGCAACGCACTGCTGTTGATGATCTGCCTAGCCTTGATTCCCACCCTCGGCGGCAACAGCATGTGGCTGATGCTAATTGCCGCTGTGCTGGCTGCGATGTGGTTGGCACAGCGGCGTTGGTTCTTGACGTTGTCGCGGGTCGTACCGGGTTAA